One Aegilops tauschii subsp. strangulata cultivar AL8/78 chromosome 2, Aet v6.0, whole genome shotgun sequence genomic window, CACAGGCTGCCGCCCCGCTGCGCCTGCATCTTGGATGCTCCGGCGCGGCGCCCCCGCGGCCCACCTCCCTCAGGGTCGGGGTCGGATTCGGATCCCATGCGAGGAGGAAGGGCGGGAGGCGGCGGAACCCTCCCCGCGCCGCCAGCTCGCTGCATCCCAGCAGCAACCCGAGGGCGCACGACCATGAGCCCGCCCTCAAGCCTCCCGCTCCCGCTCCCGCCGTCGATGTCGCCGGGAGGGACTTGAACGGCGCCGCCGACCACGCGCCGCAGCAGAGGCGGCGCGCGGCGAGCGACCTGGAGGAGGAGGCGTGGGCGCTCCTCCGGGAGTCGGTGGTCAGCTACTGCGGCAGCCCCGTGGGCACCATCGCCGCCTGCGACCCCAACGACTCCAGCCCGCTCAACTACGACCAGGTCTTCATCCGGGACTTCGTGCCCTCGGGCATCGCCTTCCTGCTCAAGGGGGAGTACGACATCGTCCGCAACTTCATCCTGCACACGCTCCAGCTCCAGGTCACCCACCCTTCATACTAGTAGGAGTATTTCGGTCGGTTGGTGTCTGTCAATACAGATGCTCCTCTTACTTGTGTTAATAATGTGTATGCAATTGAATCATTCCTCAATTCCAATAAGATTAAGCACAACCTATATGAAATTATTAGTTGAGTCAGGATACCATTCTGCTCAATGTACTGCCTACCATGTATGAAGCTTGTAATAATTTGTTAAAACTGATTGTTGACCATCTATAGAGCTGGGAGAAAACCATGGACTGCCACAGTCCAGGGCAAGGCTTGATGCCAGCTAGTTTCAAGGTGCGTGTCGTTCCGCTTGAAGGTGATGAAGAGGGCGCAACTGAGGAAGTCCTGGATCCTGATTTTGGGGAGGCTGCTATAGGCCGTGTGGCACCAGTTGATTCAGGTAAAGTTTTTAAAACCTTTTAATTCAGGTAATGTTGACTCTGTTAATACGCGTATAGCATAAAAAATAAAGAACCTTAATGATGGTTTTCAGGTCTATGGTGGATCATATTACTGAGGGCATATGGAAAATGTTCAGGAGACCTTTCATTTCACGAGAGAATCGATGTCCAGACTGGAATAAAATTGATCTTGAAGCTCTGCTTAGCTGATGGGTTTGACATGTTCCCCACATTGTTAGTCACTGATGGATCCTGCATGATGGATCGTCGAATGGGTATCCATGGACACCCACTGGAGATTCAGGTAGCACAAACGTCCGAAAGTAACAGCGCAGTGAaacatcacacacacacacacaacaaaCAGCAAAAAGCACATAACCATAGCAACACAAACATATATGATGATGGCACAGGCACTAAATAGTAAATACAGTTATGGGGTCTGGTATATTTTTACACAAGGAATGAGAGAGTTCTTACATGTCTtgaattctttttgggtgtcacTCATTTCACTGCACAGAGCACAGTTCTGGCCTGAAACCACAAATATTGGCCAATCGAAGCACCTGTCTTTAAAAACATGGTtattcaggtcattctgagattATGGTTAATAGTGCCACGTGATCCTCCCCTGCTATTCTGTAGATGAGTGAGGATTACTTTCTGCTATTTATGCATGATTTCTCATATATCATTTTCATTTCTTGTGCAGTCACTGTTCTATTCAGCCCTCTTGTGTGCACGTGAGATGCTTACCCCAGAAGATGGATCTGCTGACTTGATCCGTGCCCTAAATAACAGGCTTATGGCGCTCTCTTTTCATATTAGGGAATATTACTGGCTTGACAAGAGAAAGCTAAATGAGATATATCGATACAAAACAGAAGAATATTCTTATGATGCTGTCAACAAGTTTAACATATATCCTGATCAGATTCCTCCGTGGCTAGTTGAATGGATCCCTCCGGAAGGGGGTTACTTAATTGGAAACCTGCAACCAGCTCACATGGATTTCCGATTCTTTTCTCTGGGGAACTTGTGGTCTATAGTAAGCAGTTTGGCAACAACCCGTCAATCCCATGCTATTCTGGATCTAGTTGAAGCCAAATGGTCTGATCTAGTGGCAGAAATGCCATTGAAGATATGTTATCCTGCTCTCGAGGATCAAGAGTGGAAATACATTACAGGGAGCGACCCTAAAAACACGTGAGTCCTAGATTGTTGCCTACTTCTGCGAGTCTTGCAGATCGTTTGCATCTCCTCATAacatttattttgttttgctgcAGGCCTTGGTCATACCATAATGCAGGTTCCTGGCCAACATTGTTGTGGCAGGTTTGCAACTTAAGCATCATGTTTGAAATTTTGATGTGTACTTTGCAAACCTCGAGACCTTGTCGAGTGTTCGGATTGATTACTTAGCACCATTTGCTCTTGATTGTAAATGTCAATCAGtttcttgtttttcttttggCAGCTCACGGTGGCATGTATCAAGATGAACCGGCCTGAGATTGCAGCAAGAGCCGTGGAGGTGGCTGAGAGGCGTATTTCCACGGATAAATGGCCTGAATACTACGATACTAAGCGTGGGCGGTTCATCGGCAAACAAGCTCGACTATTCCAAACGTGGTCCATTGCGGGCTTCCTTGTGGCCAAGCTGCTGCTCGAAAACCCTGAAAAGTCTAGAATACTCTGTAACAACGAAGACGAGGAATTTGCTAATGCTTTTAATCTCATGGCTGATTCATGCAACCCGAACAGGAAGCGTGGCAGGAAAGCCCCGAAGAAGACCTACATTGTGTAAGTCTAACAGCAGCTCCAATGTTAGGGGGGTTCATAGATGTAGCGGTGTTTAGTTTTTTGTGCGAATCGCACATATACCTCCAGGATTTGTACATACCACAGTGAACTTGTCTAGAGGAAATGCCCACTTTGAGACGCTGTCATTCTGTTTATGGTTGGTTAATTGGTTATCAAGGTTTTCGCAGCACAGCATTCACTGTAGCACAGATGCACAGTTATGCTACTCACCGGTCAGCACTATAATAAAATGGTTACATCCAAGCAATTAGTGATGTCCCATCTGCTCGACTATTACATAATTGTGAAGTCCGTGACAGACACATGACTGCCAAATCCTTGCTCCTAACTTTATGATATTATTAATGAACAAGAACACATGTTACAAAACTTATTACTGGACCTTACTTGAGAATACTGCTACTATCCAGCAACAACGACTACTGCAAGCAGTAGCAGCTCATTTTCAGATGCCACTGGGGGGCAAACTATTATTGCATGGCTGCATTCGAAAGAAAAATGCTTGCACGAGACCATGGCTCATCTGATATCTGATGGTATTAACAAGGAATAAAGTTACAGGCACAACACCCGACCTTACTCAGTTACTCTACATCCCAACATTGGCAGGTGACAACTGATAACTCATCTTCAACAGAAAAACTGCAGGGGAGTGGGGACTGGGGAACTGTGGGACTACTACTTCTAGCTACCACGGTATGGATATTCTTCAGAACACAACGTACTACCACTACAACTTCTACTGCTACTACCGCCACCACTAGAAGAGCTCAAACTCAATGTCGTCTCCATTCATCCGGAACTCGAGGCACTTGCCTTCCTTCTTCTTCCGTGCCACCGCTGCAGTGAGGGTTGAGGCGTCGACGCTCTTCGGGGTCTCGGGCGGTGCAGTCCAACGGATCAAGGCCCAGTTCAGGCCTTGGAAGAAGGGATGCCGCTTGATCTCGGCAGCTCCTTTCCTCGAGCCTAGCCGGAGCTCTGGCTCCTTCACGAGCAACCCTCTGATCAGATCGCGAGCCTGGTAGCTGACAGCTGGGCTATCAGGGAACTTCAGCCCCTGTGAGACCACATTTGTAAGTGTTTCATCATTGCCAGGTCCCCTGAATGGTGTCTTGCCGTAGAGCAATTCATACAGAAAGATGCCAAGAGTCCACCAATCGACCGAGCTGCCATGGCCATCTCCTCTGATGATCTCCGGGGCAAGGTATTCATGGGTCCCCACAAATGAATTTGACCTTGCATCGGTTGGTTCGACGACAAGCTGCGGAAGTGATGGTTTCTTCACAGGCTCAGCTCTCCGTGTCCTGGAAGGTGTGGAAGATACCAGCCGAGGTGTGAAGCAAGAAGAGTTGGCCCAGGATGGCTGGATACACAGTGGATCGATGCAGCTTTCTGCACAAGGTCCGGAAGGCCTAGGAGGTTCATCTCTTCCTACCGATGAGCACCTCACAAGCATGGGATTAACTGAACACCTCAGGGACAGATCAAAGTCGGAGAGCATGATGTGCCCATCTTCACGAACAAGTATGTTCTCAGGCTTCAGATCACGATATATAACCCCCAACATATGCAGATACTCCAATGCTAGGAGAACTTCAGCGACATAAAACCTGCAAAGGGACATATAATACTTATGAGTTAAATAACTTGAAACATGATTTTCAGCTAGAAATTCAAATGCAATACTTCGATGAGATAACACATAAACACCACAGCTGAAGTTACTTACCTAGCAGCGGCTTCTGAAAAGCATCTAGTAGGTTGCTTCTGCCTTAGGACATGCAGGTCACCGCCTGGACAATACTCCATCACTAGGCAAGACAGATTATCTGTCGTGAAATAAGAATACAGGGTAGGAAGAAACGGGTGGTCAAGCATTTGCAGTATCTCCCTCTCGGTTTGAGCCCTCAGCATCTTCTTCCGGCTTATTAGGTACTCAATGTCCATAACCTTCAATGCAAACATGCAGTCCGAACCCACCAACTCAGCCAGATACACGGTGCCAATATCTCCACATCCAAGCTGTTTGAGAAGCTTGAAGTTCTTCAATCCTAGGCTCCCTTGTTGGATCGCTAAGCGCTTCATGGCTTCCCATCTGACATCTTTTGACATGTGAGGCCTGCTGCCATTAGCACTGAAGCTACCATAACTATCTTCACTGATGCTGGTGCTTGTGCTATAGTCACCGATGCTGCTCTTTGAGCTTTGGGAGCTTTCACCCTTTTCCTTCGACCTTGACAATTCACCAGGCTGTGAACCAGGCATCCCACTGACATAGCATCCTTTGCCAAAATCAACTCCTTCGGCACCGAGAGAGCCATCAGCGCCCTTCTTGTTGGTTGGTGCTGGGGTTTTGGGTTCATCCTGAAGGGCCTCCTGTTGCTTCTTACTGTGAGAACCGGAACCTTTCGCTTCGTAATGCTTCTGGGATGCCACTGCTGCAGCTGGTTCTGGTTTAACCTTCTTTTTAGTGGAGGATTTGCCGCGAAACACCAGGCGTGAGCCTCCTACTGGAACAGCTCGTGGGCTAGATGCTTTTGGAGATTTACCCTTTCTCTGTTTTGCCAGAGCTCTTCCAGCAGAGGGATCTTCGCTTGCCTCCAGTGACTTATTACTGATGACATCTTGGATACTGGTTTTTTGGACCTTGGCCTTGGTTGGAGAAGCTGATCGCACATGCTTGTTAGCTGAACCCTTGCCGTGCGCCTTTTTACCTGATTCAACCAACTTAACCGATGAACTTACTACAACCTTGTCAGGCAAAGCAACGGCCTTCTCAACCTTGCTCTTCCCATCTTGGTCCTCGTCTGTTGGAACCACAACAGAGGCATAAAGCTTCTTAATCGCCCCAGATTCAGGAATATTCGACACAGCGGCGGGCTTCGACATCCTCTTCATGGCGGCCATCTCCGAGGCCTGGGAGATGCACATCTTCCTGAGGGCCTGCTTCAAGCTCACAGACTCCACGATCTCCGAGCTCGACATCGGCGCCTTCCCAAGCGCAATAAGCCTCTTGTCCGTGCTCGTCTGACCAGAAGCCCGCGCCGAGGTGCGCACATTGAACGATCTGAGGAGCCGGTCAAGGTCATCCTCAACCGAGCACGACCGCCCCCCATGCTCCTGCCCCACCGGCTTCACCCTCACCCTCAGGTGGGTGACCCCGCCCGGACGGGCGTCTTTGGTCTCATCGACCAGCTCGACTATCTCCGGGCACCCTGAAGAACCCATCCTCTCCAGCACTCCCACCGCCTCCAGAAATGCTCCCTCCTAGCAGAGTATTGACTTGCGGAGCTTTGCAAGCAGCAACCGCATCTGGGTGGGTGGTGATGTGCTGCGCTTCAAGTTAGGACCGTTGGTGCCTGCAGTTTGGCGACAAAAGAAGCGGCTTTCCCGGATCAAGAAGCGGCATCACGAGCCCTGCAAGAGAGTAAGCATAAACTGGATCAGATGGTGCGGGTATTCATTTCAGGCACAAGAAAGAACCTTATTAGCACTAGCATAGTGGAGGAAAAAGCGTAGGAATCTGAGGCAGAACTGGAGCTTGAGCCGATCTTGGTGCCCTTGTACTCATTATCATCTCCCACTAGTCACCCCCTTCCCCACCCCTAgttaaaatttaaaaaaaaaactaaaGCAAAAGGGACATAGATGCGGTAGGTGAGGTGGGGTTTCGCTCTCTCCTCTCCCTTTTTCGTAGCGAACTGATGCAAGATCCGTAAACCTCTGGACGGCTTGAGGGACAAGAAGACGCAAGCACCAGATGGGCAAACAAAATGGGGGTACTTTGAGCCAAGCCAAAGGCACAAACGCGCAGAGTCGAAAACAAGAGAGAGGTAAAGAACCAGATTTGtgcacgagagagagagagagagagagagagagagagagagagagagagaagagaagcgggggATTTGGATTTTGGAGCGGGAGAATCTTACCGGcgggaggacggcggcggcgacggaggcgaGATTTAGGGTTTcgaagcagcggcggcggcgagcagggCAAGAGGCGGCAGTCAGCTTGAGCAGCAATGCGCGCACATCTCGCGAGGACGCAAAAGAGGAAGACGAAATGAGAGCGGCTGCCTCCCCTCTCAACACCTAGGATGGGCTATGGAAGTATGGATGCCGCTCCTCCCTCGCTGCCACGCTCACCAAACTCACGCACGGTGCCCCCTCTCTTTCCTATCCTCTCCCTCACTctagcccctctctctctcactctagCTATGGCTATGGCTACGCGAGCGACGCGCCCCCACCGCAAACCAATAAAAACACGCACCACCACCACCCCTACCCTAGGATTTACGCCTGTTTATTTATGGCCGCTATTTATTAATGCTGCCTGTAGCAGGGCGTAGCGTGCCTCCCTTTCACGCGTCTCTCTCCTCGCCCTTTTCCGTGTCTCCCTAgccagggggaggggaggggaggggatgGGAGGGGCTTTTCTTTTTTACTTTTCCTTTTCACGACGTGTGTTATCACGCTCGGCGCCGAAGAATACGACCCGGATGCAGAAAGCAAACTGTAGTAATTTCTTTATTTAAACGGATTCAAAGCTACCACTACAGAGACCTAGCCGCAGTAGTGGATGCAATCGCAGCCAGTAGAAGATGGTACTACTACTGGAGTAAGTGGGGTATAGTAGTAGTGGTAATCTGCTTGTTATATTCGCGGGAGGCGAACTGATTGTGCCGTTACCTGCGTGGTCCGTCACGTCAACAGCGCTGCGTCATGTCGTGCCGCCGCGGAGACACATGGTGACCACTTCACCGCTGTATGTATTGTCCCTAATCTAACCGTGGGGGCGCACCACTGTATGTTTGTGTGCCGAGCGCCTGGCCGCcgcaaaatttcgtgttttgacttTTTTAAAACAAAATCAAGATCTGACCCCGGTTTGAAAGATTTTCGGGATTTGACCCTTTTGCTACCGCCAgggccctggcggtagggtgtgacggaggggggcggcggccgtCACCGTgcgctgacgtggataagtaccTTACCGCCAGGGGCTCTAGCGGTAGGCTGCTGGCGGTAAGGTGTGGCAGGGTTTTGCCGTACAGGCATTCTGTAACGAAAATATGCAAGGGCCCTGGCGGTAGGTTCATCCTCCTGTGTTCTGCCGTATAAAGTTTCTGTAAAGAAATATGCAACTGCCCTGGCGGTAGGTTCACCCTACTGCCAGGCaccctggcggtagggtcctCTGTTTTGTTTTTTCTAGTTTATTTGGTTGCTTGTTTTCAAATTCTATATGACAGCAATATCACAGCAAGTTTCACAAATATGACAGCAATATCACAGATTTTAAACAATTAAACTTGGACATTACATAGATCCACATTAGATAACTTGAAGTGCATATAACATTTCAAACGAACTTCAACTAATCAGTAAACGGAGTTCCACATAGTAGCAAACACATAGATCCACAAATACCAAACACATAGTTTCACAACCACTAGACAAGTCCAACCAAACGAAATTCAACTAAACTAAAAGAGCCAAGTAGCGAAGAGCATAATCAGTTGCTCCTTCCCCTCTTGGAGGTACGGTCCTCGTTACCCTTTGAACGAGTCTCTTCGGTCTTCTTCTTGGGCAGTCGAGGAACCGGTCTCTGGAAAGGGTCCGGACTCAGCAAATCCTTCTTCTTCGGATTCTTCTACGGCAGTTGAGATGCTTGA contains:
- the LOC109744462 gene encoding neutral/alkaline invertase 3, chloroplastic — protein: MGIAQAAAPLRLHLGCSGAAPPRPTSLRVGVGFGSHARRKGGRRRNPPRAASSLHPSSNPRAHDHEPALKPPAPAPAVDVAGRDLNGAADHAPQQRRRAASDLEEEAWALLRESVVSYCGSPVGTIAACDPNDSSPLNYDQVFIRDFVPSGIAFLLKGEYDIVRNFILHTLQLQSWEKTMDCHSPGQGLMPASFKVRVVPLEGDEEGATEEVLDPDFGEAAIGRVAPVDSGLWWIILLRAYGKCSGDLSFHERIDVQTGIKLILKLCLADGFDMFPTLLVTDGSCMMDRRMGIHGHPLEIQSLFYSALLCAREMLTPEDGSADLIRALNNRLMALSFHIREYYWLDKRKLNEIYRYKTEEYSYDAVNKFNIYPDQIPPWLVEWIPPEGGYLIGNLQPAHMDFRFFSLGNLWSIVSSLATTRQSHAILDLVEAKWSDLVAEMPLKICYPALEDQEWKYITGSDPKNTPWSYHNAGSWPTLLWQLTVACIKMNRPEIAARAVEVAERRISTDKWPEYYDTKRGRFIGKQARLFQTWSIAGFLVAKLLLENPEKSRILCNNEDEEFANAFNLMADSCNPNRKRGRKAPKKTYIV
- the LOC109744461 gene encoding serine/threonine-protein kinase D6PK → MGSSGCPEIVELVDETKDARPGGVTHLRVRVKPVGQEHGGRSCSVEDDLDRLLRSFNVRTSARASGQTSTDKRLIALGKAPMSSSEIVESVSLKQALRKMCISQASEMAAMKRMSKPAAVSNIPESGAIKKLYASVVVPTDEDQDGKSKVEKAVALPDKVVVSSSVKLVESGKKAHGKGSANKHVRSASPTKAKVQKTSIQDVISNKSLEASEDPSAGRALAKQRKGKSPKASSPRAVPVGGSRLVFRGKSSTKKKVKPEPAAAVASQKHYEAKGSGSHSKKQQEALQDEPKTPAPTNKKGADGSLGAEGVDFGKGCYVSGMPGSQPGELSRSKEKGESSQSSKSSIGDYSTSTSISEDSYGSFSANGSRPHMSKDVRWEAMKRLAIQQGSLGLKNFKLLKQLGCGDIGTVYLAELVGSDCMFALKVMDIEYLISRKKMLRAQTEREILQMLDHPFLPTLYSYFTTDNLSCLVMEYCPGGDLHVLRQKQPTRCFSEAAARFYVAEVLLALEYLHMLGVIYRDLKPENILVREDGHIMLSDFDLSLRCSVNPMLVRCSSVGRDEPPRPSGPCAESCIDPLCIQPSWANSSCFTPRLVSSTPSRTRRAEPVKKPSLPQLVVEPTDARSNSFVGTHEYLAPEIIRGDGHGSSVDWWTLGIFLYELLYGKTPFRGPGNDETLTNVVSQGLKFPDSPAVSYQARDLIRGLLVKEPELRLGSRKGAAEIKRHPFFQGLNWALIRWTAPPETPKSVDASTLTAAVARKKKEGKCLEFRMNGDDIEFELF